A region of Diospyros lotus cultivar Yz01 chromosome 3, ASM1463336v1, whole genome shotgun sequence DNA encodes the following proteins:
- the LOC127796570 gene encoding transcription factor MYB62-like, producing the protein MPSALFFYKSLLSSLPPLPSYGFSIEPPNLKNQSFLLSLSLSLSKDRYMAQTLMIANGGEEDFNQLRRGPWTLEEDTRLIHYVSCHGEGRWNLSAKCAGLKRTGKSCRLRWLNYLKPDIKRGNLTPQEQILILELHSRWGNRWSKIAQHLPGRTDNEIKNYWRTRVQKQARQLKIESNSKRFVEAIRSFWMPRLQEKVEQISYSNSTTSPSTMELQNSTISSPQPSKKMDGGCCSHGVEKSSSMVGITELPGISEQPTSPAHVFAHFVDMINDCEGESFNFSAMSAVGPPQGLSFSDGQVAASDWMGDDMAGALWNVDSLWQF; encoded by the exons ATGCCTTCAGCCTTGTTCTTCTATAAATCTCTGCTCTCTTCACTTCCACCACTCCCATCCTATGGTTTCTCAATTGAACCACCTAACCTGAAAAACCAAagcttccttctctctctctctctctctctctcaaaggaTCGATACATGGCTCAGACGTTGATGATCGCCAATGGCGGTGAGGAAGACTTTAATCAGCTTCGAAGAGGGCCTTGGACGCTGGAGGAAGACACCCGTCTTATCCATTATGTTTCATGTCATGGCGAAGGCCGCTGGAATTTGTCAGCCAAATGCGCAG GACTGAAAAGAACTGGGAAAAGTTGTCGATTGAGGTGGCTAAATTATCTAAAACCCGACATCAAGCGCGGAAACCTCACCCCTCAAGAGCAAATACTGATTCTTGAACTCCATTCCAGATGGGGGaacag GTGGTCAAAAATTGCGCAGCATCTTCCGGGAAGAACAGACAATGAGATCAAGAACTATTGGAGAACCAGGGTGCAGAAACAAGCACGCCAGCTCAAGATTGAGTCCAACAGCAAGAGATTTGTGGAGGCTATAAGATCCTTTTGGATGCCAAGATTACAGGAAAAGGTGGAGCAAATTTCATATTCAAATTCAACTACTTCTCCCTCAACCATGGAACTACAAAACTCTACAATCTCATCTCCACAACCAAGCAAGAAAATGGACGGTGGCTGCTGCAGCCACGGAGTTGAAAAATCAAGTTCCATGGTGGGAATAACAGAGCTGCCCGGAATCTCAGAGCAGCCGACAAGTCCGGCTCATGTGTTTGCTCACTTCGTGGATATGATCAATGACTGTGAAGGGGAGAGCTTCAACTTTTCTGCCATGTCAGCTGTGGGGCCGCCTCAAGGTCTTTCCTTCTCTGACGGCCAAGTGGCAGCGAGTGATTGGATGGGCGATGACATGGCGGGTGCCTTGTGGAACGTGGACAGTCTCTGGCAGTTTTAG